One window of the Candidatus Saccharibacteria bacterium genome contains the following:
- a CDS encoding DsbA family protein, translating into MKKHAALIVIACVLVSGALYASVFRTTQPTRKASTTPSNMVGTPAPSEAAGSTTELLIGKATAPITIIEYGDYKCPKCNELHQKAGKDIRRDWVDTGKAKIIYRPYPLFGEDSGLALYASYCAAEQGKFSAYHDKMFNYMWINFLSRGDTDATVRTLFSPEKLGQLAGEAGLDAEQFTTCAGGRTHATAYNTAVDKAAGDSVQGTPTLIIGGQKVVGPQPYNVYKALLEIQQRS; encoded by the coding sequence ATGAAGAAACACGCGGCATTAATCGTTATTGCATGCGTTCTGGTTAGTGGCGCCCTCTATGCCTCAGTGTTTCGGACTACCCAGCCCACTCGCAAAGCGTCCACCACGCCATCAAACATGGTCGGCACGCCCGCTCCCAGCGAGGCGGCTGGCTCGACAACTGAACTTCTGATTGGCAAGGCCACCGCGCCCATTACCATCATTGAATACGGGGACTACAAATGTCCGAAATGCAACGAACTACACCAAAAGGCTGGCAAAGACATCCGCCGCGACTGGGTCGACACCGGCAAGGCGAAGATAATTTACCGGCCATACCCCCTGTTTGGTGAAGATTCCGGCCTTGCGCTCTACGCCTCGTACTGCGCCGCAGAGCAGGGCAAGTTTAGTGCCTACCACGATAAAATGTTCAACTACATGTGGATAAACTTCCTAAGTCGTGGTGACACCGATGCCACCGTGCGCACACTGTTCAGCCCTGAAAAACTGGGCCAATTGGCTGGCGAGGCCGGCTTGGACGCGGAGCAATTTACCACCTGCGCAGGTGGACGCACCCATGCTACCGCCTACAACACCGCCGTCGACAAAGCCGCGGGCGACTCGGTGCAGGGCACGCCCACGCTCATCATAGGCGGGCAAAAAGTGGTGGGTCCGCAGCCGTACAATGTCTACAAAGCACTGCTTGAGATTCAACAACGGTCATGA
- a CDS encoding RNA polymerase sigma factor: MNLETFYDEYVDTVYKFFYIKCLNRHVAEDLTADAFTAFLKKVQNTEVEDHKKYLYGIMRHIWTNFLREKYEAQLTDIESIENFEEYATSEITDFEASEEPVSRLMPYVKRLPEKQRAVVMLRAFQHLSVKDAADALGKDANYIKTTYARAIRSLRAIVDNPYLERKETV, encoded by the coding sequence ATGAATCTAGAAACTTTTTATGACGAATACGTTGACACGGTATACAAGTTTTTTTACATAAAGTGTTTGAATCGTCATGTCGCTGAAGACCTAACGGCCGATGCCTTCACTGCGTTTTTAAAAAAAGTCCAAAACACTGAGGTAGAGGACCACAAAAAGTATCTTTACGGCATAATGCGTCACATCTGGACCAACTTCTTACGCGAAAAATACGAGGCCCAACTGACCGATATCGAGTCAATAGAGAACTTCGAGGAATACGCCACTAGCGAAATAACCGATTTTGAAGCAAGCGAGGAGCCTGTTTCGCGGCTCATGCCCTATGTAAAACGACTACCAGAAAAACAACGTGCCGTCGTCATGCTACGCGCTTTTCAACATCTTAGCGTTAAAGATGCCGCCGACGCACTCGGCAAGGACGCCAACTACATTAAGACCACATACGCCCGCGCCATACGAAGCCTGCGCGCCATAGTCGATAACCCATACTTGGAAAGAAAGGAGACAGTATGA
- a CDS encoding alpha amylase C-terminal domain-containing protein → MQHQLKKNLGVTRHGDDTEFRVWAPFASAVNLAGTVTGEKEIALKSENDGYWSVSIKGVEPGQNYVFLITTADGTVLTRNDPRARQLTTSDSGASVIIDPDFDWQGDAFTPVLPQQQVMYELHVGTFNRPDAATIGTFSDTLEKLDYLKALGVNVIELMPVTSMAHSYGWGYAPNHIYSVENAYGGRHGLLTFVRECHKQGIAVILDVVYNHFSGETDLWQFDGWSENGRGGIYFYNDTRGDTPWGGRPDYGRPEVRQFILDNVTMWLEEYHLDGLRVDSTIYMRNTEGHDNDPAHDISHAWYLLQDITELAHKLNPNAIVVAEDCANSAYLTKPRSENGCAFDAQWELGFPHALRDGLGLRGGRTLAGVRYELERRYNGNAFEKVVFSDSHDTAANGSVRLNEAASSGDAADKHAREKTVLANTVMLTAPGIPMFLQGQEFMQEGSFNDWQELEWDKAETYSGIVLAHQHLVNLRLNQGGTTAGLLGQSTAVFHQDDNNGVIGYHRWDKGGPGDDVLVIANFGGDAHETYQLQVPLPGKWRVRFNSTWKGYSPDFHEVALGEIATDENRLITLNLPAYAALILSQ, encoded by the coding sequence ATGCAGCATCAACTGAAGAAAAATTTAGGGGTGACCCGGCACGGGGATGACACTGAGTTCCGCGTGTGGGCGCCGTTTGCTTCGGCCGTGAATCTGGCAGGTACCGTCACCGGCGAGAAAGAAATAGCCCTTAAAAGCGAAAACGACGGCTACTGGTCGGTGAGCATAAAAGGGGTCGAACCGGGGCAGAACTACGTGTTTCTCATAACCACAGCAGACGGCACCGTGCTCACGCGCAACGACCCGCGTGCTCGGCAACTCACCACATCTGACAGCGGCGCGTCGGTCATAATCGATCCAGACTTTGACTGGCAAGGAGATGCCTTCACCCCTGTACTTCCGCAGCAGCAGGTTATGTATGAGCTCCATGTTGGCACATTCAACCGACCAGATGCCGCCACCATAGGCACCTTTAGCGATACACTCGAGAAGCTCGATTACCTGAAAGCCCTCGGCGTCAACGTTATAGAACTTATGCCCGTTACCAGCATGGCACACAGCTACGGCTGGGGCTACGCCCCGAACCACATATATTCGGTAGAGAACGCCTACGGCGGGCGTCACGGGCTGCTCACGTTTGTGCGCGAATGCCACAAACAGGGAATTGCTGTTATTCTCGACGTTGTGTACAACCACTTCTCAGGTGAAACCGACCTCTGGCAGTTTGACGGATGGAGTGAAAATGGTCGCGGCGGCATATATTTTTATAACGACACACGCGGCGACACGCCGTGGGGAGGACGTCCAGACTATGGCCGGCCAGAGGTACGTCAGTTCATACTCGACAACGTCACCATGTGGCTAGAGGAATACCACCTAGACGGACTCCGTGTCGACTCCACCATTTACATGCGCAACACCGAAGGTCATGACAACGACCCGGCGCACGATATTTCCCATGCCTGGTACCTACTGCAAGACATCACCGAGCTTGCTCACAAACTCAATCCAAATGCTATTGTTGTGGCCGAAGATTGCGCGAATAGCGCGTACCTTACTAAGCCACGCAGCGAAAACGGCTGCGCCTTCGATGCCCAGTGGGAACTTGGCTTTCCGCATGCCTTACGCGATGGCCTCGGTCTCCGTGGCGGCCGGACACTCGCGGGCGTACGCTACGAACTAGAGCGCCGCTACAACGGCAACGCCTTCGAAAAAGTCGTCTTTAGCGACTCGCATGATACCGCCGCCAACGGTTCAGTTCGGCTCAACGAAGCCGCCAGTAGCGGTGATGCCGCCGACAAACATGCCCGCGAAAAAACCGTCCTTGCAAACACCGTCATGCTCACCGCACCAGGCATACCGATGTTCCTTCAGGGCCAAGAGTTCATGCAGGAAGGCAGTTTCAATGACTGGCAAGAACTTGAGTGGGATAAAGCCGAAACCTACAGTGGCATAGTGCTCGCGCATCAGCACCTCGTAAACCTCCGTCTAAACCAAGGCGGAACAACTGCTGGGCTGCTTGGCCAAAGCACCGCCGTATTTCACCAAGACGACAACAACGGCGTCATTGGCTATCACCGTTGGGACAAAGGCGGCCCGGGCGACGATGTCCTTGTCATTGCCAACTTTGGCGGTGATGCGCACGAAACGTATCAGCTACAGGTGCCGCTTCCCGGGAAATGGCGCGTCCGCTTCAATAGTACCTGGAAAGGCTACAGCCCGGACTTTCACGAAGTTGCACTAGGCGAAATTGCTACCGACGAAAACCGTCTCATTACCCTTAATCTCCCCGCCTACGCCGCCCTCATTCTCTCGCAGTAA
- a CDS encoding Fic family protein, translating to MKTTQILKALLQQSGLTQVELAERLGVSHPTFSAWLHGKSTPRKDAAERVQAAAFELLGIGTVSASLVDETVRAASHAKLHLEDILQEQRTLDTLCVLMTYNTNSIEGSTMTLADNKKVLLSQKTLRNRSAREQLEARNHQAALLWLLQQVADGGMTACYGEHVARELHVRLMNGLLSDAGQYRGHGVRIMGSHTPVANYQKVPEKMAALFRHEPPTDFESLAKFHAQFEKIHPFSDGNGRVGRLLLAGLLLSAGITPVIIRRESRSAYYRYLEIAQLEENYQPLTYLLARETLEAYKSLAKTKVPESPAI from the coding sequence ATGAAAACGACACAAATACTGAAAGCCCTCCTTCAGCAGAGTGGATTGACCCAAGTTGAGCTTGCGGAAAGACTCGGCGTCTCGCACCCGACGTTCAGCGCATGGCTACACGGTAAAAGCACTCCCAGAAAGGATGCGGCCGAGCGCGTACAGGCAGCGGCTTTTGAGTTGCTTGGGATTGGGACGGTCAGCGCATCGCTTGTAGATGAGACGGTGCGGGCAGCAAGCCATGCCAAACTACATCTGGAAGACATACTACAGGAACAACGTACCCTTGATACACTGTGCGTTCTCATGACGTACAACACAAACTCCATAGAGGGCAGCACGATGACCCTCGCCGATAACAAGAAGGTACTTTTAAGCCAAAAAACCCTCAGGAATCGTAGCGCCCGCGAGCAGCTAGAAGCACGAAACCATCAGGCAGCCCTACTTTGGCTGCTGCAGCAAGTTGCAGACGGCGGTATGACTGCGTGCTATGGAGAACACGTTGCTCGTGAGCTACACGTTCGGCTCATGAACGGGTTACTCAGCGATGCAGGGCAGTACCGTGGGCATGGTGTACGCATCATGGGTTCTCACACGCCTGTGGCAAATTACCAAAAGGTTCCCGAAAAAATGGCAGCTCTTTTCCGGCACGAACCGCCAACCGATTTTGAAAGTTTGGCTAAGTTTCATGCACAGTTTGAAAAAATCCACCCGTTTAGCGACGGCAATGGTCGAGTTGGACGGCTGCTTTTAGCAGGACTATTGCTCTCTGCGGGCATAACACCCGTCATTATCCGCCGTGAGTCACGCAGCGCCTACTACCGCTACCTTGAAATTGCCCAGTTAGAAGAAAACTACCAGCCACTGACCTATCTACTCGCCAGAGAAACCTTGGAAGCATACAAATCCCTTGCAAAAACAAAGGTACCGGAAAGCCCGGCAATATAA
- a CDS encoding cupin domain-containing protein translates to MKIVKRAKATIAKEEAHGGSGQRKVYASPEHLQSTAFEMMTHGFMPAGGMYDWHDHPGVEEIMVAVKGTGFVHDEDGEYPYEPGDVFVFPAGVRHKISNPTTHENEFIFVRVKT, encoded by the coding sequence ATGAAGATTGTAAAAAGAGCGAAAGCCACAATTGCAAAAGAAGAAGCACATGGGGGGAGTGGGCAGCGAAAGGTGTATGCCTCGCCCGAACACCTGCAAAGTACGGCGTTTGAAATGATGACGCATGGGTTTATGCCCGCTGGCGGGATGTATGACTGGCACGACCACCCGGGCGTTGAAGAAATAATGGTGGCCGTGAAAGGCACTGGGTTTGTTCACGACGAGGACGGCGAATACCCTTACGAACCAGGCGATGTTTTTGTATTTCCAGCGGGTGTCCGCCACAAAATATCCAACCCCACCACCCACGAAAACGAGTTTATATTCGTCAGGGTCAAGACATGA
- a CDS encoding four helix bundle protein, with protein MGRGERESGILNLESSKTTIRNFTDLDTWKQGHRLVIHIYSVTKQFPIDEQFGLTSQIRRAAVSVTSNIAEGFSRSSYGDKGHFFTIAHGSLTEVQNQLLISRDVGYLSQAEFDKLAEQTVVIHKLLNGLIKSTKQKHHKIPNSRFKIHNS; from the coding sequence ATGGGTCGCGGAGAAAGGGAATCTGGAATCTTGAATCTTGAATCTAGTAAAACAACAATCCGGAATTTTACCGACCTAGATACCTGGAAGCAGGGCCATAGGCTAGTAATTCATATATACAGTGTCACAAAACAATTCCCAATAGATGAGCAGTTTGGTCTTACAAGCCAAATTCGTCGGGCAGCCGTTTCGGTAACGTCAAATATTGCAGAGGGCTTTTCGAGATCATCTTACGGTGATAAAGGCCATTTTTTCACAATTGCTCATGGCTCACTGACTGAAGTGCAAAATCAGCTTTTGATAAGTCGTGATGTTGGCTATCTTTCCCAGGCTGAGTTTGACAAATTAGCCGAACAAACTGTAGTAATACACAAACTACTCAACGGTCTGATAAAATCAACCAAACAAAAACACCACAAAATTCCAAATTCTAGATTCAAGATTCATAATTCATAA
- a CDS encoding PepSY domain-containing protein, whose product MSKLPKDLRRRVGNQQLAIDKTFKQNLKEQLFTQSQGGSMAQKKTKVSARSLFRSVFKQLSTATGLAALAVLIVVGGMSAFVAANKTRLNSEQKTALPTNLADVLPIEDIRAAALKDVPDGTITGVELEQEEGALLYKVRFSDGSFRYYDAKTGVAVMRSQDETEQDESVPAGFIAGITVQQARDIALAQRSGSITKIELETENGVVVYSVRFSDGGRVDVNATSGAVLRVRSGSQAGTSAEDSSDDANDDSSGTSGSGSSSDDTNSDDDEDSDNSGSGSDSNSRSGSDDSGSSGGGSSDD is encoded by the coding sequence ATGAGCAAATTACCAAAAGACCTTCGTCGGCGGGTGGGGAACCAACAGCTCGCCATAGATAAAACATTTAAGCAAAATTTGAAGGAACAGTTATTCACTCAATCACAAGGAGGCTCCATGGCACAGAAGAAAACCAAAGTATCTGCGCGGTCACTTTTCCGCAGCGTATTCAAACAACTTTCAACCGCAACAGGCCTTGCCGCCTTGGCAGTACTGATTGTAGTTGGCGGTATGTCGGCATTTGTCGCGGCAAATAAAACTAGGCTGAACAGCGAGCAGAAGACCGCACTACCAACAAACCTAGCAGATGTCCTTCCCATAGAAGACATCCGTGCAGCTGCGCTCAAAGACGTTCCAGACGGCACGATAACCGGCGTTGAGCTCGAACAAGAAGAAGGCGCGTTATTGTACAAGGTGCGATTTAGCGATGGAAGTTTCCGCTACTACGACGCAAAAACCGGCGTTGCCGTTATGCGCTCACAGGACGAAACCGAACAAGACGAGAGCGTTCCAGCTGGCTTTATAGCGGGTATTACCGTGCAGCAAGCCCGAGACATTGCCCTTGCACAGCGCAGCGGTAGTATTACGAAGATTGAACTAGAAACAGAAAACGGCGTTGTTGTATACAGTGTGCGGTTTAGCGACGGTGGTCGTGTCGATGTAAATGCTACGAGTGGTGCAGTCCTCCGCGTGAGGAGTGGCAGTCAAGCTGGCACCAGCGCCGAGGATAGCTCCGATGATGCAAATGATGATTCGTCAGGCACATCTGGCTCTGGGTCTAGTTCCGATGACACCAACTCAGATGACGACGAAGACAGTGATAACTCTGGCAGCGGTTCAGACTCAAACTCGAGGTCAGGTTCAGATGACAGCGGTTCTTCAGGAGGGGGAAGCTCGGACGATTAA
- a CDS encoding Type 1 glutamine amidotransferase-like domain-containing protein encodes MKLLLTSGGLRNNAIRQALLDLANAPASKLKIAFIPTAMNVESGDKSWVVDEMNRLRDMGIAQLDIVDITASPKRVWLPRLEESNVIFVNGGNTTYLMERVTDSGLAAEMPRLLQERLYVGVSAGSYIATPDTRLNSDETNSVLRGLGLVHFGIQAHYLNPEFAIAETEALVRERAKGCPYPVYALDDETAIKVDGAVIEVVGTGQHFVLQASEL; translated from the coding sequence ATGAAACTACTGCTTACATCCGGCGGACTACGAAACAATGCTATCAGGCAAGCGCTGTTAGACTTGGCCAATGCCCCTGCCTCCAAGCTGAAAATTGCATTCATCCCCACTGCCATGAATGTTGAGTCGGGCGACAAGAGCTGGGTTGTCGACGAGATGAATAGGCTTCGCGATATGGGGATTGCTCAGCTCGACATCGTCGACATCACGGCATCGCCAAAGCGCGTATGGCTACCTCGGCTTGAGGAAAGCAATGTGATATTTGTAAACGGTGGCAACACAACGTACCTCATGGAGCGTGTAACCGATTCCGGTCTTGCGGCAGAAATGCCGCGTCTCTTGCAGGAAAGGCTATATGTAGGCGTAAGCGCTGGAAGCTATATAGCCACGCCAGACACCAGACTTAACTCTGATGAGACCAATTCAGTCTTGCGGGGTTTAGGACTTGTGCACTTTGGTATCCAGGCGCATTATCTAAACCCCGAGTTTGCAATCGCAGAAACCGAAGCTCTTGTTCGAGAAAGAGCCAAGGGTTGTCCTTATCCCGTATATGCGCTTGACGACGAAACGGCTATAAAAGTTGACGGTGCGGTAATTGAAGTTGTTGGAACAGGTCAGCATTTCGTACTTCAAGCCTCGGAGCTATAG
- a CDS encoding serine hydrolase family protein gives MKNAFIFHGTSGFPEENWFPWLKNKLEKRGIVVTVPKFPTPEGQSLQAWLEIMKPYEQEVNAETILIGHSLGGLFLLRYLEQLKRAVGSSIFVAASAGVKPIKFYELDAAFSGGFVFNWGAIHRVAGKTAVFHSDNDPYISLGNGELIAEKLGTDFHMLQNAGHFNTASGHTKFPQLLNIIESKL, from the coding sequence ATGAAAAACGCGTTTATTTTTCATGGTACGAGCGGCTTCCCAGAGGAAAATTGGTTTCCGTGGCTCAAGAACAAACTTGAAAAACGCGGTATTGTGGTAACTGTGCCAAAGTTTCCAACGCCCGAAGGACAGTCGTTGCAGGCATGGCTAGAAATCATGAAGCCGTACGAACAGGAGGTGAACGCCGAAACAATCCTTATTGGCCACAGCTTGGGCGGATTATTCCTACTGCGCTACTTGGAGCAGCTCAAACGCGCTGTGGGTAGCTCCATATTCGTAGCGGCTTCTGCCGGCGTAAAGCCAATCAAATTTTACGAGCTAGACGCGGCTTTTAGTGGCGGATTCGTATTTAACTGGGGCGCAATTCACCGCGTAGCTGGTAAGACGGCTGTTTTTCATAGCGACAACGACCCATATATATCGCTCGGCAACGGCGAATTAATCGCAGAAAAACTTGGCACCGACTTCCACATGCTGCAAAACGCCGGGCATTTCAACACCGCATCAGGCCATACTAAGTTCCCACAATTGCTCAATATAATAGAGTCAAAGCTATGA
- the thrC gene encoding threonine synthase, with protein sequence MKFVSLGNPEDVVSFQEALSRGIPADGSLYFPVEIPKLTAEQIASLPGLDTKAIDRLVLSAWLGDEIPPEDIAAIVERAATFETPTVPVADKHVLEIFHGPTMAFKDVAARYLAALMGYFNAKTGKTSTVLVATSGDTGGAIAHGFGDVAGTNVVVLYPKGRVSQLQQEQLRRVAGNVHTLEVDGDFDACQALVKQALADTALVSQVGLTSANSITVGRLLPQTLYYARAFTQLGGRTDLRFVVPSGNLGNITGGVLAQQMGVPIASFFAANNANNAIDQYARTGSFTPFAAVATMSNAMDIGAPNNLPRLQRIFGGDVGAFRADIQTAQVSDEQTVATIQKVYEETGYLLDPHTAVAWYASEQNPGKTTHDVIVSTAAPEKFAEEITHATGIAVDNSAELAKLRQVPERCTEIANSLDELKKEILNS encoded by the coding sequence ATGAAGTTTGTGAGTTTGGGAAACCCGGAAGATGTTGTTTCCTTTCAAGAAGCGCTGTCGCGCGGCATTCCGGCCGATGGCAGTTTGTACTTCCCGGTGGAAATTCCGAAACTGACCGCAGAACAAATAGCGTCGCTGCCGGGGCTTGATACGAAGGCAATTGACCGGCTTGTGCTCTCGGCGTGGCTGGGTGATGAAATACCGCCAGAAGACATTGCAGCCATAGTGGAGCGTGCAGCCACATTTGAAACGCCAACTGTGCCGGTGGCAGACAAACACGTGCTCGAGATTTTTCATGGCCCAACCATGGCGTTCAAAGATGTTGCGGCGCGGTACTTGGCCGCGCTCATGGGCTATTTCAATGCTAAGACTGGCAAGACCTCAACCGTACTCGTCGCCACTAGCGGTGATACGGGTGGCGCGATTGCCCATGGTTTTGGCGATGTAGCTGGCACAAATGTTGTTGTGCTCTACCCGAAAGGTCGCGTCAGTCAGTTGCAGCAGGAGCAGCTGCGGCGTGTCGCTGGCAATGTTCACACGCTTGAAGTTGACGGCGATTTCGATGCGTGCCAAGCGCTGGTGAAGCAAGCTTTGGCCGATACGGCGCTGGTCAGTCAGGTTGGCTTAACCTCGGCAAATTCCATTACCGTTGGGCGCTTGCTGCCGCAAACTCTCTACTATGCACGGGCCTTCACACAGCTTGGTGGGAGAACAGATTTGCGGTTTGTGGTACCGAGCGGCAACCTCGGCAACATAACGGGCGGCGTGCTCGCGCAGCAAATGGGCGTGCCAATTGCCTCGTTCTTTGCTGCAAATAACGCAAATAACGCCATAGACCAATACGCTCGCACCGGCAGCTTTACCCCATTTGCGGCCGTTGCCACCATGTCAAACGCTATGGACATAGGTGCGCCAAACAACCTGCCTCGCTTGCAACGAATATTTGGTGGTGATGTGGGCGCTTTTCGTGCAGACATTCAAACGGCTCAGGTTTCAGATGAGCAAACAGTTGCTACCATACAGAAAGTGTACGAGGAAACAGGCTACCTGCTCGACCCGCACACGGCGGTGGCATGGTATGCAAGTGAGCAAAACCCGGGTAAGACTACGCATGATGTCATTGTTTCTACTGCTGCACCCGAAAAATTTGCCGAGGAAATCACCCACGCCACTGGCATAGCAGTCGATAATTCTGCTGAACTTGCCAAACTCCGACAGGTCCCAGAGCGTTGTACGGAGATTGCCAATTCCCTGGACGAACTGAAGAAAGAAATTCTTAACTCTTAA
- a CDS encoding zeta toxin family protein has protein sequence MDSNSNHSSNTQLSLRAKQWVRENRKKLIAEFCNPEIYPPSDNPITIFMAGTPGAGKTEFSITLIETFGGSFVRIDADEIRERMRPLGYDGLNAELFQEAANKGVNVLFDHANRKGGQNVVLDGTFAYGNWRENVERSLDHGRTVEIYYLHQDPLVAWDFVQKRQAEHGRAVPVDVFVRSYRQSIENVQKAIELFGKNVTVYFAKNNYMKTVESIAVDVYNIEKLLGKRYTEDELKELLHA, from the coding sequence ATGGATAGTAATAGCAATCATAGCAGTAATACCCAGCTTTCGCTTAGAGCGAAACAGTGGGTTCGTGAAAATCGCAAAAAGTTAATCGCTGAATTTTGTAATCCAGAAATTTATCCGCCTTCAGACAATCCCATTACTATCTTTATGGCGGGCACTCCAGGTGCCGGAAAGACCGAATTTTCCATAACCCTTATTGAGACATTTGGTGGTAGTTTTGTCAGGATAGACGCTGATGAAATTCGTGAACGTATGCGGCCGCTTGGCTATGATGGATTAAATGCTGAGCTATTTCAAGAGGCCGCGAACAAAGGAGTTAATGTACTTTTTGACCATGCAAATCGCAAAGGTGGCCAAAATGTCGTCCTTGACGGCACGTTCGCATATGGTAATTGGAGGGAAAATGTTGAACGGTCACTCGACCATGGACGTACGGTCGAGATCTATTACTTGCACCAAGACCCATTAGTTGCCTGGGATTTTGTGCAGAAAAGACAGGCTGAACACGGTAGAGCTGTACCGGTTGATGTGTTTGTGCGGTCATATCGTCAGTCAATCGAAAATGTTCAAAAAGCAATCGAGCTTTTCGGCAAGAATGTCACAGTATATTTTGCAAAAAATAACTACATGAAAACGGTCGAATCAATAGCGGTTGATGTGTATAACATTGAAAAGCTGCTTGGTAAACGGTATACTGAAGATGAATTAAAGGAACTCCTCCATGCGTGA
- a CDS encoding ATPase codes for MDHPINPRQPIRIAVMGLSGVGKTTLARCLPSSRWFHYSVDYRIWTHYLGDELNDYLKKLAMSHPLLRDMLQRDAITVEHRVHFDNLLATSLYMGMLGNPKKHGSTLPDFTQRMATHATAEVAAMLDMPKFIARAEDLYGYPNFLADLSGSLCEVVEPAAKDDAVLRMLDETVTLIYIRATKAHEKVLIERNIADPKPIYYRPDFVAAELPGLLEKLQARDVTEIDPRKVGAYLYPRLLAHRVQRYEAIAARHALTLTMEEAAAIRSESDLLRVLSEQN; via the coding sequence ATGGACCACCCCATAAACCCCCGCCAACCCATCCGCATCGCCGTTATGGGTTTGAGTGGTGTTGGCAAGACGACGCTGGCGCGCTGCCTACCCTCGTCGCGGTGGTTTCACTACAGTGTGGACTACCGCATATGGACGCATTACTTGGGAGACGAGCTGAATGACTACCTCAAAAAACTCGCCATGTCTCACCCGCTGCTGCGCGACATGCTGCAGCGCGATGCCATTACGGTTGAACACCGCGTCCATTTTGACAACCTGCTCGCAACTTCGCTGTATATGGGCATGCTGGGCAATCCAAAGAAACACGGCTCCACGCTGCCGGATTTCACGCAGCGCATGGCTACGCACGCTACTGCTGAAGTGGCTGCCATGCTCGATATGCCTAAGTTTATTGCCCGCGCCGAAGACCTTTACGGCTATCCGAATTTTCTGGCTGACCTTTCTGGTAGCTTATGTGAAGTTGTTGAGCCGGCTGCCAAAGACGATGCGGTGTTACGCATGCTAGACGAAACGGTTACTCTTATTTACATTCGCGCTACGAAAGCGCACGAAAAAGTGCTTATAGAACGCAACATTGCCGACCCGAAGCCTATTTACTATCGGCCAGATTTTGTGGCGGCCGAGCTACCCGGCTTGCTTGAAAAATTGCAGGCACGCGATGTAACAGAAATCGACCCACGGAAAGTCGGCGCGTACCTCTACCCACGCCTGCTCGCTCACCGCGTGCAGCGCTACGAAGCCATTGCGGCCCGCCACGCCCTCACCCTCACCATGGAAGAAGCCGCCGCCATCCGCAGCGAATCCGACCTGTTGCGGGTGCTCTCTGAGCAGAATTGA